A genomic region of Trifolium pratense cultivar HEN17-A07 linkage group LG3, ARS_RC_1.1, whole genome shotgun sequence contains the following coding sequences:
- the LOC123916765 gene encoding 28 kDa ribonucleoprotein, chloroplastic: MALLRTIPCSTQLSTKQHFDFENNNKKHSSTNPFFSSSSFHSHLRLSISHTSTTTLIRTKQHSNSTLRFTSTSEQQIQVTTEEQQQQDTEKEQKQEQEQEEEVSPTRLLAQNFPWTSTAEDVRTLFGKYGKVVDVELSMYNKYRNRGLAFVEMGSPEDALAAFNSLQSYEFEGRVINVKYARPKKEKTPPPVGRNPITFKLFVANLSYETRAKDLREFFDSGTSKVVSADVVFRENPRRPAGYGFVAFKSKKEATEALSEFQGKTLMGRPIRVAPGRRFVQPVEESAGSENTSFESSVNEEAEVNKAD; the protein is encoded by the exons ATGGCGCTACTACGTACTATTCCATGTTCAACTCAATTATCCACAAAACAACACTTCGACTTTGAAAACAACAACAAGAAACATTCTTCTACAAATcccttcttttcttcttcttcctttcaCTCTCATCTTCGTCTATCCATTTCTCATACCTCAACAACAACCCTTATCAGAACAAAACAACACTCTAATTCTACTCTCAGATTCACCTCTACTTCAGAACAACAAATTCAAGTAACCAccgaagaacaacaacaacaagacacagaaaaagaacaaaaacaagaacaagaacaagaagaagaagtgtCTCCTACTAGGTTGCTTGCTCAGAATTTTCCATGGACAAGTACTGCTGAAGATGTTCGTACTTTGTTTGGAAAATACGGAAAAGTTGTTGATGTTGAG CTTTCTATGTATAATAAGTACAGAAACAGGGGTTTAGCTTTTGTGGAAATGGGTTCCCCTGAAGATGCTCTTGCTGCTTTCAATAGTCTTCAATCGTAT GAGTTTGAGGGCCGTGTAATAAATGTCAAATATGCTCGGCCTAAAAAGGAGAAAACACCGCCACCAGTGGGACGAAATCCGATAACATTTAAATTGTTTGTTGCAAATTTGTCCTATGAAACAAGGGCTAAAGATCTCAGAGAGTTTTTTGATTCGGGAACTAGTAAAGTTGTTTCTGCAGATGTTGTATTTCGCGAGAATCCTAGAAGGCCAGCTGGTTATGGATTTGTGGCCTTCAAGTCCAAGAAAGAAGCTACTGAAGCTCTTTCCGAGTTTCAAGGAAAG ACTTTAATGGGAAGGCCAATTAGGGTTGCACCTGGTAGGCGATTTGTTCAACCGGTAGAGGAGAGTGCAGGATCTGAAAATACATCTTTTGAGTCGAGCGTCAATGAGGAGGCAGAAGTTAACAAAGCTGATTGA